From Styela clava chromosome 6, kaStyClav1.hap1.2, whole genome shotgun sequence, one genomic window encodes:
- the LOC120331985 gene encoding CWF19-like protein 1 isoform X1, with product MASDALKVMVCGDAEGKIEVVFNRIEKLMKKGSRFDILFAVGDFFAEEMPDSWLSYRNGTKKPPIPTYILGPNSSEHLKHYGGGDEDGFDIGENITYLGRKGVFTTSGGLKVVYLSGLESPSGSTPAPKHCFSEADIKSLVTSVTNAGSKNFVGVDLLLTSQWPKAVCTYGNAPSDDKCLKCGSILISQLASAIRPRYHFSALEKIHYERLPYRNHVVLSDSTRHTTRFISLAPVGNADKQKYLYAFTITPMTKIDQSELLKMPADATECPYFKRSKQDDGKSIAQMSTESFLQDTDESAQFRWNINKSNSPGLHRKRKSDFNKNAKRGKTERPQDWKCWFCLAGEKVEKHLVASVGNQTYLAMAKGGIVEDHIMILPIAHHQSSLDLPDDTELECTAYKLSLKKALKDVGKKCVFFERNYRTDHMQIQVVPVPDSISSTQIKNAFIKLGQQHTDRQGKPQPLEIAEIPKNTELKQILSASQPFFHVELPDGTRLLHTIKAFFPLQFGREAICGALVLNVPDRVNWRDCVLVKDDEVTFTKKFRDVFTPHDFAREEEDDDEEET from the exons ATGGCCTCCGACGCCTTAAAAGT AATGGTTTGTGGAGATGCCGAAGGAAAGATTGAAGTTGTTTTTAACAGAATTGAGAAACTGATGAAGAAAGGGTCTCGATTTGAT ATACTGTTCGCAGTGGGGGATTTCTTTGCAGAAGAAATGCCTGACAGTTGGTTGTCGTATAGAAATGGGACAAAGAAACCACCGATTCCAACTTATATTTTGGGTCCAAATTCATCTGAACATCTCAAACATTATGGAGGAGGAGATGAAGATGGTTTTGACATTGGAGAAAATATCACTTATCTAG GTCGAAAAGGTGTCTTCACAACATCAGGTGGATTGAAGGTTGTTTATCTCAGCGGACTTGAATCTCCATCAGGAAGCACACCTGCTCCTAAACATTGCTTTTCAGAAGCTGATATCAAATCTCTTGTAACATCAGTCACTAATGCTGGATCTAAAAATTTTGTAGGCGTTGATCTACTGTTGACTTCTCAATGGCCAAAAGCAGTCTGCACTTATGGGAATGCACCT AGTGATGATAAATGTCTGAAATGTGGATCCATATTAATATCTCAGCTGGCTAGTGCAATCAGACCAAG ATATCATTTCTCAGCATTGGAAAAGATTCATTATGAACGACTTCCATACAGAAATCATGTTGTTTTATCAGATTCAACAAGGCATACAACTAGGTTTATATCACTGGCCCCTGTGGGTAATGCTGATAAACAGAAG TATCTTTATGCCTTCACTATCACACCAATGACCAAAATCGACCAATCAGAGTTGCTAAAAATGCCTGCTGATGCCACTGAATGTCCTTATTTTAAAAGATCAAAACAAGATGATGGGAAAAGTATTGCACAAATGTCAACAGAATCATTTTTGCAAGATACAGAT gaATCTGCCCAATTTAGGTGGAACATTAACAAGTCAAATAGTCCTGGTCTACATAGAAAAAGAAAGTctgatttcaataaaaatgccaAACGAGGAAAAACAGAAAGGCCAC AGGATTGGAAATGTTGGTTTTGTCTGGCGggtgaaaaagttgaaaaacatCTTGTTGCTAGTGTTGGCAATCag ACTTATTTGGCAATGGCGAAAGGTGGAATTGTGGAAGATCATATTATGATATTGCCAATAGCACATCATCAATCATCACTTGATTTACCAGATGATACAGAGTTAGAATGTACTGCTTACAAATTATCTTTGAAAAAAGCTTTGAAAGATGTTGGCAAGAAATGTGTCTTCTTTGAAAGAAATTATAGAACTGATCATATGCAAATACAG GTTGTTCCTGTTCCTGATTCAATATCGTCAACTCAAATCAAGAATGCATTTATCAAGCTTGGTCAACAGCATACTGACAGACAGGGAAAACCACAACCACTAGAAATTGCTGAGATACCAAAGAATACAGAACTAAAACAG ATTCTGTCAGCTTCACAACCATTCTTTCATGTTGAACTCCCAGATGGTACAAGATTGTTGCATACAATAAAAGCATTCTTTCCACTGCAGTTTGGGAG GGAAGCTATTTGTGGAGCGTTGGTTCTCAATGTACCAGACAGAGTTAATTGGAGAGATTGCGTGTTAGTCAAAGATGATGAAGTTACTTTCACTAAGAAGTTTAGAGATGTTTTCACACCTCATGATTTTGCTCGAGAAGAAGAAGATGATGATGAGGAGGAAACATGA
- the LOC120331985 gene encoding CWF19-like protein 1 isoform X2 yields the protein MVCGDAEGKIEVVFNRIEKLMKKGSRFDILFAVGDFFAEEMPDSWLSYRNGTKKPPIPTYILGPNSSEHLKHYGGGDEDGFDIGENITYLGRKGVFTTSGGLKVVYLSGLESPSGSTPAPKHCFSEADIKSLVTSVTNAGSKNFVGVDLLLTSQWPKAVCTYGNAPSDDKCLKCGSILISQLASAIRPRYHFSALEKIHYERLPYRNHVVLSDSTRHTTRFISLAPVGNADKQKYLYAFTITPMTKIDQSELLKMPADATECPYFKRSKQDDGKSIAQMSTESFLQDTDESAQFRWNINKSNSPGLHRKRKSDFNKNAKRGKTERPQDWKCWFCLAGEKVEKHLVASVGNQTYLAMAKGGIVEDHIMILPIAHHQSSLDLPDDTELECTAYKLSLKKALKDVGKKCVFFERNYRTDHMQIQVVPVPDSISSTQIKNAFIKLGQQHTDRQGKPQPLEIAEIPKNTELKQILSASQPFFHVELPDGTRLLHTIKAFFPLQFGREAICGALVLNVPDRVNWRDCVLVKDDEVTFTKKFRDVFTPHDFAREEEDDDEEET from the exons ATGGTTTGTGGAGATGCCGAAGGAAAGATTGAAGTTGTTTTTAACAGAATTGAGAAACTGATGAAGAAAGGGTCTCGATTTGAT ATACTGTTCGCAGTGGGGGATTTCTTTGCAGAAGAAATGCCTGACAGTTGGTTGTCGTATAGAAATGGGACAAAGAAACCACCGATTCCAACTTATATTTTGGGTCCAAATTCATCTGAACATCTCAAACATTATGGAGGAGGAGATGAAGATGGTTTTGACATTGGAGAAAATATCACTTATCTAG GTCGAAAAGGTGTCTTCACAACATCAGGTGGATTGAAGGTTGTTTATCTCAGCGGACTTGAATCTCCATCAGGAAGCACACCTGCTCCTAAACATTGCTTTTCAGAAGCTGATATCAAATCTCTTGTAACATCAGTCACTAATGCTGGATCTAAAAATTTTGTAGGCGTTGATCTACTGTTGACTTCTCAATGGCCAAAAGCAGTCTGCACTTATGGGAATGCACCT AGTGATGATAAATGTCTGAAATGTGGATCCATATTAATATCTCAGCTGGCTAGTGCAATCAGACCAAG ATATCATTTCTCAGCATTGGAAAAGATTCATTATGAACGACTTCCATACAGAAATCATGTTGTTTTATCAGATTCAACAAGGCATACAACTAGGTTTATATCACTGGCCCCTGTGGGTAATGCTGATAAACAGAAG TATCTTTATGCCTTCACTATCACACCAATGACCAAAATCGACCAATCAGAGTTGCTAAAAATGCCTGCTGATGCCACTGAATGTCCTTATTTTAAAAGATCAAAACAAGATGATGGGAAAAGTATTGCACAAATGTCAACAGAATCATTTTTGCAAGATACAGAT gaATCTGCCCAATTTAGGTGGAACATTAACAAGTCAAATAGTCCTGGTCTACATAGAAAAAGAAAGTctgatttcaataaaaatgccaAACGAGGAAAAACAGAAAGGCCAC AGGATTGGAAATGTTGGTTTTGTCTGGCGggtgaaaaagttgaaaaacatCTTGTTGCTAGTGTTGGCAATCag ACTTATTTGGCAATGGCGAAAGGTGGAATTGTGGAAGATCATATTATGATATTGCCAATAGCACATCATCAATCATCACTTGATTTACCAGATGATACAGAGTTAGAATGTACTGCTTACAAATTATCTTTGAAAAAAGCTTTGAAAGATGTTGGCAAGAAATGTGTCTTCTTTGAAAGAAATTATAGAACTGATCATATGCAAATACAG GTTGTTCCTGTTCCTGATTCAATATCGTCAACTCAAATCAAGAATGCATTTATCAAGCTTGGTCAACAGCATACTGACAGACAGGGAAAACCACAACCACTAGAAATTGCTGAGATACCAAAGAATACAGAACTAAAACAG ATTCTGTCAGCTTCACAACCATTCTTTCATGTTGAACTCCCAGATGGTACAAGATTGTTGCATACAATAAAAGCATTCTTTCCACTGCAGTTTGGGAG GGAAGCTATTTGTGGAGCGTTGGTTCTCAATGTACCAGACAGAGTTAATTGGAGAGATTGCGTGTTAGTCAAAGATGATGAAGTTACTTTCACTAAGAAGTTTAGAGATGTTTTCACACCTCATGATTTTGCTCGAGAAGAAGAAGATGATGATGAGGAGGAAACATGA
- the LOC120331987 gene encoding uncharacterized protein LOC120331987 has translation MENIYKLIKLVAIVNLMLLGFTESQSAGNKASGCGNIVIKAEARTKYATTPGFPNAFPGDANCVWAIHSNPGKRIRLEFQKFYLLQPVDGNCEYHYVIVKSPFTLFSMGPYCGESGLPTIVSTGNLIYVELHTIVPVTTDNYQGFKLAFKETLESSSYELRPDNSDGDVIMTVDPDTMDVISPTAAPTTTPRTAKSTTKSWRFVPSRRPLLNTKNRPAARPRPRPRPQSPSTRRPARPSFVNTNNKVVARNTPSTKIVRPKSKQPVIKIEIIVAIAVGGLVAVAIIIMIALKMMTKKSSSDENRKQGLKKSQASSPAKIKPEPKSEYELPGMYMNPNQQPQYWYEEGAYAMAHPPGPNYPHQIQMEVYNAHEGREQRRNKKQKRNRRKRQR, from the exons atggaaaatatttataaGCTGATAAAATTGGTTGCAATAGTAAATTTGATGTTACTTGGATTTACAGAGTCGCAAAGTGCTGGAAATAAGG CAAGTGGTTGTGGAAACATTGTTATAAAAGCAGAAGCAAGAACAAAATATGCAACAACGCCAGGATTTCCAAATGCTTTTCCGGGAGATGCAAACTGTGTTTGGGC AATCCATTCAAATCCCGGCAAAAGAATCAGgcttgaatttcaaaaattctaCCTGTTGCAGCCAGTTGACGGAAATTGCGAATATCACTACGTCATTGTCAAATCACCTTTTACATTATTTTCAATGGGACCATATTGCGGAGAGTCGGGACTTCCAACCATTGTCTCTACAG gaaatttaatttatgtGGAATTGCACACAATAGTTCCGGTAACAACAGATAACTATCAAGGATTTAAACTTGCTTTCAAGGAAACTTTGGAATCATCTAGTTACGAAC TCCGACCAGATAACAGCGACGGCGACGTAATCATGACTGTCGATCCGGATACTATGGATGTCATAAGCCCCACAGCTGCTCCAACCACAACGCCAAG AACTGCTAAGTCAACGACTAAATCGTGGAGATTCGTCCCATCAAGACGTCCGTTATTGAATACCAAGAACAGGCCTG CCGCTCGTCCGCGCCCACGTCCGCGTCCGCAGTCACCTTCTACAAGAAGACCAGCAAGACCAAGTTTCGTGaatacaaataataaagttGTTGCAAGAAATACCCCCA GCACAAAAATCGTCAGACCGAAATCAAAACAGCCCGtcattaaaattgaaatcatcgtTGCCATAGCTGTGGGTGGACTAGTCGCTGTAGCGATAATTATCATGATCGCATTAAAAATGATGACAAAAAAGAGTTCTTCAGATGAAAACAGAAAACAAG GACTGAAAAAGTCACAAGCATCTTCACCTGCAAAAATCAAACCAGAGCCTAAAAGTGAATATGAATTGCCAGGTATGTATATGAATCCTAATCAACAGCCTCAATATTGGTACGAAGAAGGCGCATATGCAATGGCGCATCCACCTGGACCAAATTATCCCCATCAAATACAGATGGAGGTTTATAATGCACACGAAGGTCGAGAACAACGAAGAAACAAGAAACAAAAAAGGAATAGAAGGAAGCGACAGCGATGA